The proteins below are encoded in one region of Apostichopus japonicus isolate 1M-3 chromosome 22, ASM3797524v1, whole genome shotgun sequence:
- the LOC139964137 gene encoding calcium channel flower-like gives MSTFGYKQENLSGLPEDPNNAPSQQPQQMGFFTKTAIHIIGAVAGAFTMFLGLFSCFSVQGLCILSGIYLMFLGFGLIVMEAPVCCKFWEVTDKLGQWSQALSPLIKAALYLLLPVAAFFMCIGVTQIFAILLVMGVGALYGIVFIGKKGDGVKVARQQHMLGSQGVTMAEMESQEKPPAYAPNQSAP, from the exons ATGTCTACATTTGGCtacaaacaagaaaatttgtCAGGTCTTCCAGAAGACCCTAACAATGCACCATCTCAACAGCCCCAACAGATGGGATTTTTCACCAAAACAGCAATCCACATCATAGGAGCGGTGGCAGGTGCAT TTACAATGTTTCTTGGATTATTTTCCTGCTTTTCTGTACAAGGGCTGTGCATTCTTAGTGGCATCTACTTGAT GTTCCTTGGCTTTGGTCTCATCGTGATGGAAGCACCAGTATGTTGTAAGTTTTGGGAAGTCACAGATAAGCTTGGACAATGGAGTCAAGCACTCAGTCCGTTGATAAAAGCTGCATTGTATCtatt GCTTCCAGTTGCAGCATTCTTTATGTGTATTGGTGTTACACAAATATTTGCCATTCTCCTTGTAATGGGAGTCGGTGCTCTCTACGGCATCGTATTTATCGGCAAAAA AGGGGATGGTGTGAAAGTGGCGAGACAGCAGCACATGTTGGGGAGCCAGGGTGTCACCATGGCAGAGATGGAATCTCAAGAGAAGCCTCCAGCATATGCACCAAATCAGAGTGCACCATAG
- the LOC139963995 gene encoding acyl-CoA-binding domain-containing protein 6-like, with amino-acid sequence MEEYFEEEESELEESFYKAAEHLKSLVDQLPKENLLFFYAHFKQAKNGQCSTKRPGMFDFQGRQKWDAWSKLGGMSRDEAMEKYVEKMDVIDDNWRDSKSRGGLGVGVSTLYRDEGDICESDKTIFDWCKEGNLEEVQRFLSTSPNHLNQLDDSGLALIHWACDRGYIKVIDLLLQLGADVNHPDADGQTPLHYAACCEHSSIVERLLERGADSSLVDGEGQTPSDTTDNSEILELLLNHHVT; translated from the exons ATGGAAGAATATTTCGAGGAAGAGGAATCGGAGCTAGAAGAGTCATTTTACAAAGCTGCTGAGCATCTGAAATCTCTGGTTGATCAACTACCTAAAGaaaatcttttgtttttctatgcACATTTCAAGCAG GCCAAAAATGGTCAATGCAGTACAAAAAGACCTGGAATGTTTGACTTTCAAGGCAGACAGAAATG GGACGCTTGGAGTAAGTTAGGCGGCATGAGTAGAGACGAAGCAATGGAAAAGTACGTTGAGAAGATGGACGTTATTGATGACAACTGGAGGGACTCTAAGTCCAGAGGAGGACTTGGGGTCGGTGTGAGCACCTTATACCGAGATGAAGGGGACATATG TGAATCCGACAAGACAATCTTTGATTGGTGCAAAGAAGGTAACCTTGAGGAAGTGCAGCGATTTTTATCGACTTCTCCCAACCATCTCAATCAACTAGATGACTCG GGTTTGGCTCTTATTCATTGGGCATGCGACCGAGGCTACATCAAAGTGATTGACTTGTTGCTTCAACTGGGAGCAGATGTCAACCACCCAGATGCAGATGGACAAACCCCACTCCATTATG CTGCCTGCTGCGAACATTCGTCGATAGTAGAGAGGTTGTTAGAAAGAGGAGCGGATTCGTCTCTTGTAGATGGAGAGGGCCAAACGCCGTCAGATACAACAGACAATTCCGAAATACTCGAGTTACTACTCAATCATCATGTAACCTGA